One Aegilops tauschii subsp. strangulata cultivar AL8/78 chromosome 7, Aet v6.0, whole genome shotgun sequence genomic window carries:
- the LOC109775816 gene encoding uncharacterized protein isoform X1, translating into MAGPTSRLLLLARGADLGRRRRHLHGPLPLQSAAADDLALRPLSAAPSVRSYSSAFTSVHGGRPSSEYAKIRKESLESKFRRILGSSSHTLFADRGFGPFLAVYRAATISYHVVKLTVWHLLLSDVHKRAEKFRETLIRLGPFYIKLGQALSTRPDILPSAYCQELSKLQDQIPPFPTRKAIRTIESELGSRMSDLFADISPEPIAAASLGQVYKAHLHSGELVAIKVQRPGMAPLLTLDALLFNMIGGQLKRFAKARKDLLVAVNEIVRHMFDEIDYVLEGKNAERFAILYSQGSGGEGRTSIKVPKVYWTYTRKSILALEWIDGIKLTDAERISKANLNRKKMIDEGLYCSLRQLLEDGFFHADPHPGNLVATEDGSLAYFDFGMMGDIPRHYRVGLIQMLVHYVNRDPLGLANDFHSLGFVPEGTDLHAVATALSVAFGDGRRQSNDFQGVMNHLYDVMYDFNFSLPPDYALVIRALGSLEGTAKALDPDFKVIESAYPFVIGRLLADPSPDMRKILRELLIRDDGSIRWNRLERLIAAISQQSSEESSKKPGDENTASSSDWRSFDMHSVVSATEDLFHFILSRKGWRVRVFLIQDIVKASDAFLQETTFPGIFEEEGNTGELNPERSRMIRRLINGVQSFRQAISLAPNAWTAMLIRVALKPESQRFILDVFLALVNYSHDKVPETCWICMSKYLNYLDRQWR; encoded by the exons ATGGCGGGCCCCACCTcgcggctcctcctcctcgcccgcggcgccgacctcggccgccgccgccgccacctccacggccccctccccctccagtccgccgccgccgacgacctcGCCCTGCGGCCCCTCTCCGCCGCGCCATCTGTCAGAAG CTACTCAAGTGCATTCACAAGCGTGCATGGTGGGAGACCGTCATCGGAGTACGCAAAGATCAGGAAGGAGTCGCTGGAATCAAAGTTTAGAAGAATCCTGGGATCAAGTTCCCATACGCTCTTTGCCGACCGTGGCTTCGGTCCGTTCCTTGCAGTGTACAGGGCGGCAACTATCTCTTATCATGTTGTGAAGCTTACTGTTTGGCATTTATTGCTCAGCGACGTGCATAAACGAGCTGAGAAG TTCCGGGAGACCTTGATACGCTTGGGGCCTTTTTACATCAAG CTTGGACAGGCATTGAGCACGCGCCCTGATATATTGCCCAGCGCATATTGTCAAGAGCTCTCAAAGCTGCAG GATCAAATACCACCATTTCCTACTCGTAAAGCAATCAGGACTATCGAGTCTGAACTGGGCTCTCGAATGTCTGATCTATTTGCTGATATCAGCCCAGAGCCAATTGCAGCAGCATCACTGGGGCAAGTATACAAAG CTCATCTACACTCTGGAGAGCTTGTCGCAATCAAAGTTCAGAGGCCTGGAATGGCACCCCTGCTGACCCTAGATGCACTTCTATTCAATATGATTGGAGGACAGCTAAAACGATTTGCTAAGGCCCGCAAAGATTTATTGGTAGCTGTTAATGAAATT GTTAGGCACATGTTTGATGAGATTGATTATGTTTTAGAAGGAAAGAATGCTGAAAGATTTGCAATCCTATATTCTCAAG GTTCAGGTGGTGAAGGCAGGACAAGTATCAAGGTCCCAAAGGTCTACTGGACTTATACACGTAAATCTATACTAGCACTGGAATGGATTGACGGGATCAAACTAACCGATGCTGAGCGCATCAGCAAAGCCAATCTTAACAGGAAAAAGATGATTGATGAG GGTCTCTATTGCTCGTTGAGACAGCTTCTTGAAGATGGGTTTTTCCATGCTGATCCCCATCCAGGTAATCTGGTGGCAACTGAAGACGGGTCTCTTGCATATTTTGACTTTGGTATGATGGGTGATATTCCAAGACACTATCGAGTGGGACTCATACAGATG CTTGTGCACTATGTTAATCGTGACCCATTGGGCTTGGCGAATGACTTCCATTCACTCGGATTTGTCCCTGAGGGAACAGACCTACACGCAGTTGCAACTGCATTGAGTGTTGCCTTTGGTGATGGAAGGAGGCAATCAAATGATTTTCAG GGGGTAATGAACCATCTGTATGACGTCATgtatgattttaatttctctcttCCTCCTGATTATGCACTGGTGATAAGAGCACTTGGTTCTTTAGAAGGGACTGCAAAAGCACTGGATCCTGATTTCAAAGTTATTGAGAGCGCTTACCCATTTGTCATCGGGAGGCTCCTTGCAGACCCCAGCCCTGATATGAGGAAAATATTGAGGGAGCTTCTGATACGTGATGATGGATCCATCAGATGGAATCGACTGGAGCGTCTG ATTGCAGCTATATCTCAACAGTCGTCAGAAGAATCTTCAAAGAAACCTGGAGACGAGAATACTGCCAGCAGTTCTGACTGGAGATCATTCGATATGCATTCGGTTGTTTCAGCTACAGAAGACCTTTTTCATTTCATTTTATCGAGGAAAGGCTGGAGGGTTCGTGTTTTCCTTATCCAGGACATTGTGAAGGCTTCTGATGCATTCTTACAAGAAACAACATTTCCAGGTATATTTGAGGAAGAGGGAAATACAGGCGAGCTAAATCCAGAG AGAAGTAGAATGATCAGAAGGTTGATTAATGGTGTTCAATCATTCCGTCAAGCAATCAGTTTGGCCCCAAATGCCTGGACCGCAATGCTAATCCGTGTCGCCCTGAAACCTGAATCTCAAAGATTCATTCTTGACGTATTCCTAGCCTTGGTGAACTATTCCCATGACAAGGTTCCAGAAACATGCTGGATTTGTATGTCGAAATATCTCAACTACTTGGACAGGCAGTGGAGGTAG
- the LOC109775816 gene encoding uncharacterized protein isoform X2, whose amino-acid sequence MAGPTSRLLLLARGADLGRRRRHLHGPLPLQSAAADDLALRPLSAAPSVRSYSSAFTSVHGGRPSSEYAKIRKESLESKFRRILGSSSHTLFADRGFGPFLAVYRAATISYHVVKLTVWHLLLSDVHKRAEKFRETLIRLGPFYIKLGQALSTRPDILPSAYCQELSKLQDQIPPFPTRKAIRTIESELGSRMSDLFADISPEPIAAASLGQVYKAHLHSGELVAIKVQRPGMAPLLTLDALLFNMIGGQLKRFAKARKDLLVAVNEIVRHMFDEIDYVLEGKNAERFAILYSQGGEGRTSIKVPKVYWTYTRKSILALEWIDGIKLTDAERISKANLNRKKMIDEGLYCSLRQLLEDGFFHADPHPGNLVATEDGSLAYFDFGMMGDIPRHYRVGLIQMLVHYVNRDPLGLANDFHSLGFVPEGTDLHAVATALSVAFGDGRRQSNDFQGVMNHLYDVMYDFNFSLPPDYALVIRALGSLEGTAKALDPDFKVIESAYPFVIGRLLADPSPDMRKILRELLIRDDGSIRWNRLERLIAAISQQSSEESSKKPGDENTASSSDWRSFDMHSVVSATEDLFHFILSRKGWRVRVFLIQDIVKASDAFLQETTFPGIFEEEGNTGELNPERSRMIRRLINGVQSFRQAISLAPNAWTAMLIRVALKPESQRFILDVFLALVNYSHDKVPETCWICMSKYLNYLDRQWR is encoded by the exons ATGGCGGGCCCCACCTcgcggctcctcctcctcgcccgcggcgccgacctcggccgccgccgccgccacctccacggccccctccccctccagtccgccgccgccgacgacctcGCCCTGCGGCCCCTCTCCGCCGCGCCATCTGTCAGAAG CTACTCAAGTGCATTCACAAGCGTGCATGGTGGGAGACCGTCATCGGAGTACGCAAAGATCAGGAAGGAGTCGCTGGAATCAAAGTTTAGAAGAATCCTGGGATCAAGTTCCCATACGCTCTTTGCCGACCGTGGCTTCGGTCCGTTCCTTGCAGTGTACAGGGCGGCAACTATCTCTTATCATGTTGTGAAGCTTACTGTTTGGCATTTATTGCTCAGCGACGTGCATAAACGAGCTGAGAAG TTCCGGGAGACCTTGATACGCTTGGGGCCTTTTTACATCAAG CTTGGACAGGCATTGAGCACGCGCCCTGATATATTGCCCAGCGCATATTGTCAAGAGCTCTCAAAGCTGCAG GATCAAATACCACCATTTCCTACTCGTAAAGCAATCAGGACTATCGAGTCTGAACTGGGCTCTCGAATGTCTGATCTATTTGCTGATATCAGCCCAGAGCCAATTGCAGCAGCATCACTGGGGCAAGTATACAAAG CTCATCTACACTCTGGAGAGCTTGTCGCAATCAAAGTTCAGAGGCCTGGAATGGCACCCCTGCTGACCCTAGATGCACTTCTATTCAATATGATTGGAGGACAGCTAAAACGATTTGCTAAGGCCCGCAAAGATTTATTGGTAGCTGTTAATGAAATT GTTAGGCACATGTTTGATGAGATTGATTATGTTTTAGAAGGAAAGAATGCTGAAAGATTTGCAATCCTATATTCTCAAG GTGGTGAAGGCAGGACAAGTATCAAGGTCCCAAAGGTCTACTGGACTTATACACGTAAATCTATACTAGCACTGGAATGGATTGACGGGATCAAACTAACCGATGCTGAGCGCATCAGCAAAGCCAATCTTAACAGGAAAAAGATGATTGATGAG GGTCTCTATTGCTCGTTGAGACAGCTTCTTGAAGATGGGTTTTTCCATGCTGATCCCCATCCAGGTAATCTGGTGGCAACTGAAGACGGGTCTCTTGCATATTTTGACTTTGGTATGATGGGTGATATTCCAAGACACTATCGAGTGGGACTCATACAGATG CTTGTGCACTATGTTAATCGTGACCCATTGGGCTTGGCGAATGACTTCCATTCACTCGGATTTGTCCCTGAGGGAACAGACCTACACGCAGTTGCAACTGCATTGAGTGTTGCCTTTGGTGATGGAAGGAGGCAATCAAATGATTTTCAG GGGGTAATGAACCATCTGTATGACGTCATgtatgattttaatttctctcttCCTCCTGATTATGCACTGGTGATAAGAGCACTTGGTTCTTTAGAAGGGACTGCAAAAGCACTGGATCCTGATTTCAAAGTTATTGAGAGCGCTTACCCATTTGTCATCGGGAGGCTCCTTGCAGACCCCAGCCCTGATATGAGGAAAATATTGAGGGAGCTTCTGATACGTGATGATGGATCCATCAGATGGAATCGACTGGAGCGTCTG ATTGCAGCTATATCTCAACAGTCGTCAGAAGAATCTTCAAAGAAACCTGGAGACGAGAATACTGCCAGCAGTTCTGACTGGAGATCATTCGATATGCATTCGGTTGTTTCAGCTACAGAAGACCTTTTTCATTTCATTTTATCGAGGAAAGGCTGGAGGGTTCGTGTTTTCCTTATCCAGGACATTGTGAAGGCTTCTGATGCATTCTTACAAGAAACAACATTTCCAGGTATATTTGAGGAAGAGGGAAATACAGGCGAGCTAAATCCAGAG AGAAGTAGAATGATCAGAAGGTTGATTAATGGTGTTCAATCATTCCGTCAAGCAATCAGTTTGGCCCCAAATGCCTGGACCGCAATGCTAATCCGTGTCGCCCTGAAACCTGAATCTCAAAGATTCATTCTTGACGTATTCCTAGCCTTGGTGAACTATTCCCATGACAAGGTTCCAGAAACATGCTGGATTTGTATGTCGAAATATCTCAACTACTTGGACAGGCAGTGGAGGTAG
- the LOC109775812 gene encoding GDSL esterase/lipase APG-like: MAVRILVFLAIFLFVGPTTDGREAQPAVPGVMLFGDSLVGVGNNDYIATLVKANKAPYGRDFKDHVATGRFGNGKLLSDIIGEKLGFNGSPPAYLSPQASGKNLLIGANFASAGSGYYDPTSRMYHVIPLSRQLEYFKEYQSKLSVVAGSNHARSIISDSLYIISAGSNDFGFNYYINPLLFLTENADQFSDRLVGIFNNTVTQLYAMGARRVGVFSIVPLGCAPLAITVFGLGRSRCVPRLNDDARRFNGKLDAAVDSLSKRYNDLRIAVLDIYTPWHSLATSPGAHGFTEARHGCCATGLVEFTVFLCNSLSIGTCPNATTYVHWDSIHPSEAANRVIVDSLADRINKLVM; this comes from the exons ATGGCGGTGAGGATCTTGGTGTTCTTGGCCATCTTTCTCTTCGTGGGACCAACGACAGACGGCAGGGAAGCCCAGCCGGCCGTGCCGGGGGTCATGTTGTTTGGTGACTCGCTGGTCGGCGTGGGTAACAATGATTATATAGCCACCTTGGTGAAAGCAAACAAGGCTCCCTACGGTAGGGACTTCAAGGACCATGTCGCTACAGGGAGGTTTGGAAATGGAAAACTGCTTAGCGATATCATAG GTGAGAAACTAGGGTTTAATGGCTCTCCTCCTGCATATCTTAGCCCACAGGCATCAGGGAAGAATCTTTTGATTGGAGCCAACTTCGCATCTGCTGGATCCGGCTACTACGATCCCACATCACGTATGTAT CATGTAATCCCTTTGTCCCGACAACTGGAGTATTTCAAAGAGTACCAATCGAAGCTGAGCGTGGTGGCTGGGAGTAACCATGCTCGATCCATCATCTCAGACTCACTCTATATTATTAGCGCTGGATCAAATGACTTCGGCTTCAACTACTACATCAACCCTTTGCTCTTCTTGACAGAGAATGCTGATCAGTTCTCTGATCGCCTCGTTGGCATCTTTAACAACACCGTGACG CAACTTTACGCTATGGGAGCACGACGTGTTGGTGTTTTTTCAATAGTGCCGTTGGGTTGCGCCCCATTGGCGATCACGGTGTTTGGCCTTGGGAGAAGCAGGTGTGTGCCAAGGCTCAACGATGATGCACGAAGGTTTAATGGGAAGTTGGATGCAGCTGTTGACTCGCTGTCGAAGCGATACAATGATCTTAGGATTGCTGTTCTGGACATCTACACACCATGGCACAGCCTTGCGACCTCCCCTGGGGCACATG GGTTCACTGAGGCAAGGCACGGATGTTGTGCTACGGGATTAGTGGAGTTCACAGTGTTCCTTTGTAATTCTTTGTCCATTGGGACATGTCCGAACGCGACGACATACGTGCATTGGGACTCCATCCACCCGTCGGAGGCAGCGAACAGAGTGATCGTAGATTCTCTCGCTGATAGGATCAACAAGCTGGTTATGTAA